In Chryseobacterium salivictor, the DNA window ATCGCGTTCTAGAAAATTTTTACTTGCAGGAATTTGGTAGTTAGCAAAAATCATCAATAAGATTTCATAGCCTGTTGTAGATATATCTTGATGAACTACACTTTCCTTAGAGCCTGTTTAAATTTGCTTAAAAAAAGAAATTTTCTTTTTCCCCCTACCCTAAAAGGTGGAAAATTTCTAAAAAATTCATAATTTAGGGATTGGGGGAATTAATTTTGATGAATTTTAAACACGCTCTAAATTTTATTCAATAAAAATTTTATGACGGATAATTGGACCCTATTTTCAGAGGTTTCCATGATGAGTTCATTTAATGTCTGTTTTTGCGGCTGCCACTTCTTTTGTACAATGCGTCAGCCCGCTGCAAAACTTTTTAACGGAATTAGTGGCAGCATTTCTCTTTTCCTGTAAAACTGGGGAATATCAAACAGGCAGTTATTGGGAAATAATCTATTTTTTAGTGACGAACTGTGTTTTGGAAATCCGCTGTTTCATCAGGACAGAGGGGCGGAAGTTGACCGAGGGTTTACCAATCGTTTTTTCGGTGACCAGTTCCGGAGATTCCACCGCGGTGGATTTGGCCCTGATCCTGAAAGTACCGAGAAATTCAATGTTCACGACATTTCCCTCCTGCAGGTGTTTTGCGATCTGCGCGGCCATGCCTACCATCACCCCGTAGCAGTCCACCGGGTTCAGGGTGCTGCTTTCGGACAGGGCCTCGGCGATTTCGTGCAGATCTACTTCACGGTTTTTCACCAGGGTGGCACAATACAGTTCCTTCATTTCCGGTCCGAAAGGAACCGTCTTCTTGGTGGTAATAAATTTTGCAGGCATATCCATTTATTTTTTAAAACCTAAAATTAAGAAACACCGCGGTCTTTTCCAAATTTCACCGCGGTGATTTATGATTTTCACCGCGGTGATTTTTCGAAAGTAACAGTAAAAAATAAAGGGGACAACCGGAGCCTGTCTAAAATCTGTTCAATAAAAATTTTATGGCGGATAATTTAATCCTATTTTCAAAGGTTTCCATAATGAGTTCATAATTTCTACATCATCTTCTGTCATTATTAAACCTTGAAAATGTACGTTCCATAATCCATCTTTTTGAGATGGGCTGAAAACCGGTTTTCTTCTCATCACTTCTCATTACAGCATTGATCAGGTAGCCAAAGCGGTTTTTTACCTGTTCTATAATTTCTCCCCTGTGGCCTCCGTCTGCAAGGATCACCTTTATCGGAGTTAAAAAATAATCCAAAGTTCTCATTAATAATTCTACAGCTTGCTATCGTGTACATGGACGCAACCAGAAAACCATGAAAAATAATCAATATAAAAAACTGACGATCAGTTTTTTATTGGTTATTCTTCTAAATGAATATGCCCATAAACTTTTTCTTTATTAATTTTTAAACAGGCTCTTAGCTTTTTCCTTGTTTTATTATTTATTTTCCAAAATATCTGTTGCGGTTTCGCTGCCAAGCTGTTCTGCTAGACCGATGAGCAGTCCTTCTACGCCGCGTATATAACAGAGCCGATATGTTTCTCCAAACTGAACAACTTCATCTACTACTTTAGCGCCAAATTTTTCAAGTCGGATTAAAAGTTCGTCGAGATGGTCAACCCTGAACATTACCCGCAGATACCCCAGTGAGTTTACGGGATTATTTCTGTGATCCGCGATGATTGGTGGTGCAAAAAATTGTGAAAGTTCAAGTCGGGAATGCCCGTCGGGAGTAACCATCATCGCAACCTCAACAGACTGATTGCCAAGTCCGGTTACATGCCCGGCCCATTCGCCTTCAACCATCATTCGTCCTTCTAAGACCAACCCGATTTCCGTAAAAAAAGCAACAGCATTATCCAGAGATTCTACAACGATCCCAACATTATGCATTTCGATTAATGTACTTTTTGCCATGATTGGTGGTTTTAGTTTTGTTTGTTTTTGTAAGTTTTGAGTTATCCGCAGTGGTGATGCTGTGACGTCATCCCTTTTATTGTTATGACCGTATTGGCTCGTAATAAAGTACAATTGCTCCTGAACCGAATGTTTTTGTTTTTAAAAGCCGGAAAACTGTCCGGTCTTTTATTTTGTCAAACAACGGCAAACCTTTTCCTTCGATCATTGGATGAATACAAATCTGAAATTCATCAATCAAATTAAGGTTAATGAGCTGGATTATTAGACTCCGGCTGCCAACTAAAATATCTTTGCCGGATTGTTGTTTGAGTTCAAAAACTTCCTTTTCAATATCCTTAGTTGCAAGTGTAGCACTTTCCCATTCGGTATTTTTTAAGGAATGTGAAAATATAATTTTTGGTATTTTGTCAATGGCCACCGCAAAGCCGTCCAGTGATTTTTGACCTGAGGGGTTCATTATCAGCGTTTGCCAGAACTGCATAAGCTGATAAGTGATCCGTCCATACAGGATCACTCCGGAATTGTCTAAAAGTTTAGTATAATGTTGATGCAAATCTTCATCGGGGATACCTGCTGTGTGGTCGCAAATCCCGTCAATGGTCATATTGATTGCTGCAATTACTTTTCTCATATTGTGTTTTTTACGCATCTTTTAGTTGACAGCTGGACTCGTCCCGCGACGACTGGTAAAGATATCAGTTTGTGGATGGCACAGTTTTAAAATACCGACGATCTCTTATTAAACTTGCCATTTCTTCGCACCGTTGCAAAACTGCTGCTGAACTTAACTTCCGGAAGCTTTTGCTCATTCGCTGTTTTATTAAATTTGTTTAATGGAGTTCGTTTTTTTAATCATAGTCTAATTTTTTTTAGCGTAAAGGTTTGCAAATGTTTTATTTATAAACACACCATTTCCACTCTTTTTTAAGTTTGCAAAAATGTTTTACTTAACAAAGTTCGTAAAATATTTCCATCCTGAACAAGTCCTAAAGCCACTGAAAATTATATCCGAGATTCGCTACCAAACGCTGCAAGAAAAGAATTCCTCTGAAAAACTGCCTTAATTTTAAACGGCAACTCCATGAAAGAACCAACATTGGAGAAATTACCGGAACTTCCATTCAACCGGCTTTCATTTACCTTCGGTAAATCTTCGATTTCTTGTCTTGCACACAAAAGGCTTATTATTATTATTATTATTATTATTATTATTTGCATAATCCGTGTTTAAATTTTATTCACAATCTTCTGTCATTATCAAACCATGAAAATGGATGTTCAATAATACATCTTCTGGAGATTGGCTGAAATCCAGTTTTCTTTTCATCACTTTTCATCATAACATTAATCAGATAACCAAAGCAGTTTTTCACTTGTTCTATAACTTCTCTTCTGTAGCCTTCGTCTGCAAGGATCACCTTTATTGGAGTTAAAAAATAAGCCAAAGTTCTCATTAATAATTATGTAGCTTTGCTATCATGTACATTGGATACAGTGGTCAGTCTATTATGAGTTGTTTTTCAATATATGCCAAAATTTTTTTCTTTATTTAATTTTTAAACAGGCTCTAAAAACAATAATCAAAATATGATTTGTGTATTTACTTTTTCAAATTCCTTTTCAGTAAAGAAAACGGTTGATTTAAAAATTAAACTTATATTTAACTTTCCAAAAAATTAAACATGAAAAAAACCAAGTATTTACTACTTCCGTTGGCTTTTGTGCTGTTGCAAAGTTGTGCCGCCAATCTTTCTTATTCGGGGTCGCCTTTTAAGAAATCTTATGAATCTATTACTTCTGATGAACTGAAAACACACCTGTATATCGTTGCTTCCGATGAAATGGAAGGCCGCGATACGGGAAGTGAAGGTCAGAAAAAAGCGGGTCGCTATTTGATCGAACAATATCAGAAAATGGGTGTTTCTCATCCGAAATCGATGTCTTCTTATTATCAGGTTATTCCGAAAGAAGCCTTAAATGGAAGAAGAGGAAATTTGCCTGAATCTGAAAATATATTGGCTTTTATCGAAGGAACAGAAAAGCCCGAAGAAGTTATTGTGATTTCGGCGCATTACGATCATGTCGGAATGTCGAAAGGGGAAATTTATAACGGTGCTGATGATGACGGCAGCGGAACTGTGGCACTTCTGGAAATTGCCGAAGCTTTTCAAAAGGCAAAAAAATCTGGAAAAGGTCCTAAACGGTCGATTTTGTTTTTGCATGTGACCGGCGAAGAACATGGGCTTTTGGGTTCAAAATATTATGCAGATCATCCGGTTTTTCCTCTGGCAAATACCGTTGTAGATTTGAATATCGATATGATTGGAAGATGTGATCCGGGTAATTGCGGCAAAGATTATGTGTATGTGATCGGGTCTGAAATGCTCAGCACCGAATTAAAGAAAATCAACGAAGCAGCAAATAAGGAAACCGTCAATTTAGAACTGAATTACAAATATGATGATCCTAATGATAAAGACCGGTTGTACTACCGTTCGGATCATTACAATTTTGCCAAAAACGGAATTCCGGTGGCTTTCTACTTTGACGGAATCCACGAAGATTATCACAAACCCACCGATACACCTGATAAAATTGATTATGTTGCTTTGAAAAAACGTACGCAGCTGGTATTCGCGACGGCGTGGGAACTGGCGAACAGAAAGGACAGGATTGTGGTGGATAAGAAGTAAATATAAGGCACAAAGTATTAAGTGAATTATTCATTACTCATTCAAAAAAGTAGCTTCACCGGGAATCGAACCCGGATCTAAAGTTTAGGAAACTTTTGTTCTATCCGTTGAACTATGAAGCTGAAAATGAATTCAAATTTAGGATTTCTTCTTTAGAATATCGCCTGTTTATAAATTTATTGCAAAGCGCTGTTAGAGCTCGAAGTTCTAACGGCGCTCACCAAAAAGCCAACTCCGGAAAGTTGGCTTTTGCTTTTTTAAATTACATCAAATTACGTCAATTTCTCCTTCAAATATTTCCCGGTATGTGATTTTTTATTCTTCACCAACTCTTCGGGCGTTCCGGCGAAAACAACTTCGCCCCCGTATTTTCCGGCTTCCGGACCGATGTCGATAATATAATCTGCGGTTTTAATAATGTCGGGTTGATGTTCAATGACAATCACCGAATGTCCTAATTCTATTAAAGCCTGAAGCGATTTCAGCAATTTATTGATATCGTGAAAGTGCAAACCTGTTGAAGGTTCATCAAAAATAAAAAGCGATTTATCGGTCGTTGCTCCTTTTACTAAAAACGATGCTAACTTCACTCTTTGTGCTTCGCCGCCGGAAAGGGTAGAGGAGCTCTGTCCCAACTGCAGATAGCCTAAACCAACTTCCTGCAAAGGTTTTAACTTGGTCACGATTTTAGGCTGTTCGTTATCTTGAAAGAATTCCAAAGCTTCGTCCACCGTCATGTGAAGAATGTCTGAAATGTTTTTCTCGTCATATTTAATTTCGAGGATTTCATTTTTAAAACGCGCGCCGTGGCAGGTTTCACATTCCAGTTCAATATCGGCCATAAACTGCATGGAGACGGTAATTACGCCTTCACCTTTGCAATCGTCACATCGTCCGCCATCTACATTAAAGGAGAAGTGTTTCGGCATTAAACCCTGCATTTTCGCTAATTTCTGTTTTGAGAACAAATCGCGAATATCGTCGTAGGCTTTTAAATACGTAACAGGATTCGAACGCGAAGATTTACCAATCGGATTTTGATCGATGAGTTCAATATTTTTAATCAGTTTTGCCGGGAAATCTACAGAATCGTAATCGCCTTTTTTGCCGCCCATTCCCAATTGAATCTGAATATCATTGGTCAGAATTTCTTTCATTAAAGTAGATTTTCCACTTCCTGAAACTCCCGAAATCACAACCAGACATTCTAATGGAATATCCACGTCGATATTTTTCAAATTATTCTGGCGGGCTCCTTTGATGTGAATCCATTCTTTTGGTTTTCTGCGGGTTTCGGGAACTTTTATTTCTAATCTTCCGGTCAGATATTTAGAAGTTAAAGTATCTGCATTTTCCAGATCATCAAAGTGGCCGGCGAAAACAAGTTCACCTCCCAAATATCCGGCTTCCGGACCAATATCGATGATGTAATCCGCGGCTTTCATTACATCTTCGTCATGTTCTACGACGATTACGGTATTTCCCAAATCACGAAGACTTTTTAAGACTTCAATTAAATTTTCGGTATCCCGGGAATGTAATCCAATCGACGGTTCATCTAAAATATAAATCGATCCCACCAAAGAACTTCCGAGCGAAGTCGCCAGATTAATCCGCTGACTTTCGCCACCGGAAAGTGTATTCGAAGTTCTGTTAATGGTCAGATAGCCCAAACCAACTTTATCCAAAAATTCTAAACGCGTGGTAATTTCGTACAACAAACGTTTGGCAATTTCAGCATCGTGTTTATTGAGTTTTAAGGATTTTATTAAAGGTAAGAATTCATCCAAAGGCAACTCAATCACCGATTGTATATTATGCCCGTCGATTTTCACCCATTTGGTTTCTTCGCGCAGACGCAAACCTTCGCAAGTCGGACAGAGCGTTTTTCCGCGGTATCTCGACAGCATTACACGGTACTGGATTTTGTATAAATTTTCTTCCAGCATTTTGAAAAAATTATTAATGGAAGGGAAGGTTGCAGTGCCGTCGCCTTTCCATAAATAGTTTTTCTGCTCTTTTGTTAATTGATGATAAGGTTTATGAATAGGGAAATCTTTGGCTTTTTTAATGAAATCTCTTTTCCATTCGCTCATGCTGTCGCCTTTCCAGCTGGCAACTGTTTCTTCAAAAACGGATAAGTTTTTGTTGGGAATCACCAAATCTTCATCGATGCCGATTACTTTTCCGTAACCTTCGCATTCCGGACAGGCACCGTAAGGATTATTGAAACTGAAAAAATGAACGTTAGGTTCCATAAATTCCATGCCATCCAATTCGAATTTATTGGAGAATTCGGTGATTTTTCCGGTCTCTATATTTTTCAGAGAACAGTATCCGTGGCCTTCATAAAAAGCCATCTGAATGGAATCTGCCAGCCTTTGTAAAAAGCTTTCGTCTTCTTCGTAGCTGAAACGGTCAATCACCAGTTGAATTTCCATATCGGCTTCCGGTACAAAACCGAAACTTTCCAGATCTTCGATTCCTGCGACATTTCCGTTGACTTCTAATCTTGTAAAACCTGAAAGTTTTAAAGTGTTGGCCTGCTCGGTAAATTTAGATACATCAAAATCTAAAGGGGTCCGCAATAGAAAAGTCTGGCTTTCATTTTTCTGAATGAAATTAATAACGTCGGTCACCGAATCTTTTTTGACTTCCCGGCCGGAAATTGGAGAAAAAGTACGCCCAACTCTCGCAAATAATAATTTTAAATAGTCATAAACCTCGGTGGAAGTCCCAACGGTCGAACGCGGATTCGATGAAATTACTTTTTGCTGAATCGCAATTGAGGGAGCCAGCCCTTTAATATCATCTACTTTTGGCTTTTCTAATTTCCCTAAGAACTGCCGTGCATAGGAACTCAAACTCTCGACATATCGGCGCTGTCCTTCCGCATAAATCGTGTCAAAAGCAAGTGACGATTTGCCGCTTCCTGAAACTCCCGTTATCACAATCAATTTGTTTTTAGGAATCAGAACGTCAATATGTTTCAGATTATTAAGGTGCGCATTTTTTACGAAAAGCTGTTTCTTAATATCAATATCTGTCGGTGTAATCATTGTAAAATTTAAGGCTACAAAATTACGGATTTTTTAAGAGAAAATTTATCGGAATTATTTGCATGTTTCGATAAAATTCACAATATTTGTTGAAACCAAAATGTAGTAATATCATGAGAAGAATTTTGAATGATTTAATTACACATTTGATGAGAAAAAGATAAGTTTTTACTTAAACCTTCTAAACAGAAAATGCAATACTTCGGTACTGCATTTTTTGTTTTCTTATAAAATACCGTTTCATTAAATTCTGAAACCATCATAAAATAAAGTTAATCAGAAAAATTTATTTTTTCACATTGCCTAAATAAATTATCTTTATGCCATGAAAAAACAGGTTTTTCTGATTTTATTTTTAGCAT includes these proteins:
- a CDS encoding HU family DNA-binding protein, whose protein sequence is MPAKFITTKKTVPFGPEMKELYCATLVKNREVDLHEIAEALSESSTLNPVDCYGVMVGMAAQIAKHLQEGNVVNIEFLGTFRIRAKSTAVESPELVTEKTIGKPSVNFRPSVLMKQRISKTQFVTKK
- a CDS encoding VOC family protein, translating into MAKSTLIEMHNVGIVVESLDNAVAFFTEIGLVLEGRMMVEGEWAGHVTGLGNQSVEVAMMVTPDGHSRLELSQFFAPPIIADHRNNPVNSLGYLRVMFRVDHLDELLIRLEKFGAKVVDEVVQFGETYRLCYIRGVEGLLIGLAEQLGSETATDILENK
- a CDS encoding dihydrofolate reductase family protein, with the translated sequence MRKVIAAINMTIDGICDHTAGIPDEDLHQHYTKLLDNSGVILYGRITYQLMQFWQTLIMNPSGQKSLDGFAVAIDKIPKIIFSHSLKNTEWESATLATKDIEKEVFELKQQSGKDILVGSRSLIIQLINLNLIDEFQICIHPMIEGKGLPLFDKIKDRTVFRLLKTKTFGSGAIVLYYEPIRS
- a CDS encoding M28 family metallopeptidase; this translates as MKKTKYLLLPLAFVLLQSCAANLSYSGSPFKKSYESITSDELKTHLYIVASDEMEGRDTGSEGQKKAGRYLIEQYQKMGVSHPKSMSSYYQVIPKEALNGRRGNLPESENILAFIEGTEKPEEVIVISAHYDHVGMSKGEIYNGADDDGSGTVALLEIAEAFQKAKKSGKGPKRSILFLHVTGEEHGLLGSKYYADHPVFPLANTVVDLNIDMIGRCDPGNCGKDYVYVIGSEMLSTELKKINEAANKETVNLELNYKYDDPNDKDRLYYRSDHYNFAKNGIPVAFYFDGIHEDYHKPTDTPDKIDYVALKKRTQLVFATAWELANRKDRIVVDKK
- the uvrA gene encoding excinuclease ABC subunit UvrA → MITPTDIDIKKQLFVKNAHLNNLKHIDVLIPKNKLIVITGVSGSGKSSLAFDTIYAEGQRRYVESLSSYARQFLGKLEKPKVDDIKGLAPSIAIQQKVISSNPRSTVGTSTEVYDYLKLLFARVGRTFSPISGREVKKDSVTDVINFIQKNESQTFLLRTPLDFDVSKFTEQANTLKLSGFTRLEVNGNVAGIEDLESFGFVPEADMEIQLVIDRFSYEEDESFLQRLADSIQMAFYEGHGYCSLKNIETGKITEFSNKFELDGMEFMEPNVHFFSFNNPYGACPECEGYGKVIGIDEDLVIPNKNLSVFEETVASWKGDSMSEWKRDFIKKAKDFPIHKPYHQLTKEQKNYLWKGDGTATFPSINNFFKMLEENLYKIQYRVMLSRYRGKTLCPTCEGLRLREETKWVKIDGHNIQSVIELPLDEFLPLIKSLKLNKHDAEIAKRLLYEITTRLEFLDKVGLGYLTINRTSNTLSGGESQRINLATSLGSSLVGSIYILDEPSIGLHSRDTENLIEVLKSLRDLGNTVIVVEHDEDVMKAADYIIDIGPEAGYLGGELVFAGHFDDLENADTLTSKYLTGRLEIKVPETRRKPKEWIHIKGARQNNLKNIDVDIPLECLVVISGVSGSGKSTLMKEILTNDIQIQLGMGGKKGDYDSVDFPAKLIKNIELIDQNPIGKSSRSNPVTYLKAYDDIRDLFSKQKLAKMQGLMPKHFSFNVDGGRCDDCKGEGVITVSMQFMADIELECETCHGARFKNEILEIKYDEKNISDILHMTVDEALEFFQDNEQPKIVTKLKPLQEVGLGYLQLGQSSSTLSGGEAQRVKLASFLVKGATTDKSLFIFDEPSTGLHFHDINKLLKSLQALIELGHSVIVIEHQPDIIKTADYIIDIGPEAGKYGGEVVFAGTPEELVKNKKSHTGKYLKEKLT